From the genome of Spirochaetota bacterium, one region includes:
- the pth gene encoding aminoacyl-tRNA hydrolase: MAKSYAKLIVGLGNIGSQYTYTRHNIGFMAIDVLAKEYNVKFDIKKKKSALGIAKIGDKKVALLKPQTYMNISGEPVLYTASFLKIPPEDIIVVCDDVSLQVGKIRIRKEGSSGGHNGLKSVAYYLKTDLFPRIRIGIGEPPEYVPLENWVLSNITLKEYQILSKTLKVFKKVVEVILFEGIDSAMNKFNGLEPEDYEDILESSDLFSFNLED, translated from the coding sequence ATGGCTAAAAGTTATGCTAAGCTTATAGTTGGGCTTGGAAATATAGGATCGCAATACACTTACACTAGACATAATATTGGTTTTATGGCTATTGATGTCCTTGCGAAGGAGTATAATGTCAAGTTTGATATAAAGAAGAAGAAAAGTGCTTTAGGTATTGCTAAAATAGGTGATAAGAAGGTAGCACTTCTCAAACCTCAAACATATATGAATATAAGCGGTGAGCCAGTGCTATATACTGCTAGTTTTCTGAAGATACCTCCAGAAGATATAATAGTTGTTTGCGATGATGTATCACTACAGGTAGGGAAGATAAGAATAAGGAAAGAAGGATCTAGCGGAGGTCACAATGGTCTAAAGTCAGTAGCATATTATCTCAAGACAGACCTCTTCCCGAGGATACGAATAGGCATAGGCGAACCTCCTGAATATGTTCCACTTGAGAACTGGGTTCTTTCAAACATAACACTGAAAGAATACCAAATCTTGAGTAAAACCTTAAAGGTGTTTAAGAAAGTTGTTGAGGTTATACTTTTTGAAGGCATAGACTCTGCTATGAACAAGTTCAATGGACTAGAGCCAGAGGATTATGAGGATATACTAGAATCATCTGACTTATTCTCCTTCAATCTGGAGGATTAG
- a CDS encoding prephenate dehydrogenase gives MVDRLAIAGLGLIGGSIAIAVKNKYPNSKIVGITRNIESVRKNNFSKYFDLLLDYSELVETRNIDFCVICSPVSTIPEVFRTLKSYFGVRTIFTDVGSVKEWIVKEINDTSFIGSHPMAGSEKSGIENADPNIFLNATCVVTPKNNSEEQIKIVSEFWNNLDMNVILLSPEVHDKIVSQTSHLVHLVSFALSKLLSQSEFSKDMFYGIFGKGLIDTTRVSKSDPHLWIDIFKRNKNNLIDALEDFISVIRTFRDYVKVENWDTLLESLMKAKNFRDSIK, from the coding sequence TTGGTTGATAGGTTGGCTATTGCAGGTCTAGGACTGATAGGTGGTAGTATAGCAATAGCAGTCAAGAATAAGTATCCTAACTCAAAAATTGTAGGAATAACAAGAAACATTGAGAGTGTAAGAAAGAACAACTTTTCCAAATATTTTGACTTACTTCTTGATTATTCAGAACTTGTAGAAACGAGAAACATTGATTTTTGTGTGATATGCTCTCCTGTGTCAACAATACCAGAAGTTTTTAGAACCCTTAAGTCGTATTTTGGAGTTAGAACAATATTTACAGATGTTGGAAGCGTAAAAGAATGGATCGTAAAAGAGATAAATGATACCAGTTTCATAGGCTCTCACCCGATGGCAGGTAGCGAAAAATCAGGAATTGAAAATGCTGACCCAAACATATTCTTAAACGCAACATGCGTTGTAACTCCCAAGAATAACTCCGAAGAACAGATAAAAATAGTGTCTGAATTTTGGAATAACCTAGATATGAACGTCATCTTACTATCTCCTGAAGTTCACGACAAGATCGTATCTCAAACGAGTCATCTAGTACATCTAGTGTCATTTGCATTGTCAAAACTACTCTCGCAATCTGAGTTTTCCAAAGACATGTTTTATGGAATATTTGGAAAAGGGCTTATAGATACAACCAGAGTATCCAAAAGTGATCCTCATCTGTGGATTGATATATTCAAAAGAAATAAGAATAATTTAATAGATGCACTTGAGGATTTCATATCCGTGATCCGAACATTTAGAGACTATGTAAAAGTAGAGAACTGGGATACTTTACTAGAGAGCCTTATGAAAGCCAAAAATTTCAGAGATAGTATTAAATGA
- a CDS encoding RNA polymerase sigma factor RpoD/SigA, translating into MSKDKIKDNFFGSEDPVKIQEDLTNILEEARHSSANSENVVLKYFKAVEKFPLLKREEEIELAKRASEGDKEARAKLILSNLRFVVSVAKSYINTGIPIADLISEGNVGLIVAVDKFDYRRGLHFISYAVWWIKQSILKYISERSRLVRFPMNRTNELLKIEKFIKEYEMKNGSQPSVETISKELNIKEKDVQILLNRKSKSYVSFDDNVFDDNEATYGDILNIENQTVEHPEKTIMRNALSEEIRSIVEALPEKEREVIKYRFGFYGKPYSLKEIGEIMGFTKERVRQIESRAIDRMKEIIKTRSPELLEIGFI; encoded by the coding sequence ATGTCAAAAGATAAGATTAAGGATAACTTTTTTGGATCGGAAGATCCTGTAAAGATCCAAGAGGATTTAACCAATATCTTAGAAGAAGCTAGACACAGCAGCGCAAACAGTGAAAATGTTGTTTTGAAATACTTTAAAGCGGTTGAAAAGTTTCCGCTTCTCAAAAGGGAGGAGGAGATAGAACTTGCTAAGAGGGCTTCAGAAGGAGACAAGGAAGCAAGAGCAAAACTTATACTTTCTAATTTAAGGTTTGTTGTAAGTGTTGCTAAAAGTTATATAAATACCGGTATTCCAATTGCTGATCTTATCAGTGAGGGTAATGTTGGACTCATAGTTGCTGTTGATAAGTTTGATTACAGAAGAGGACTACACTTTATATCCTACGCAGTTTGGTGGATAAAGCAGTCAATACTCAAATACATATCAGAAAGGTCTAGACTTGTTAGATTCCCTATGAATAGGACGAATGAGTTACTGAAGATAGAAAAGTTTATAAAAGAATACGAGATGAAGAATGGATCTCAACCATCTGTTGAAACTATATCAAAGGAACTCAACATAAAGGAAAAGGATGTTCAAATATTGCTGAACAGAAAAAGCAAAAGTTATGTTTCTTTTGATGATAATGTGTTTGACGACAACGAGGCAACTTATGGTGATATTCTTAATATAGAGAACCAAACTGTTGAACATCCAGAGAAGACTATTATGAGAAATGCTTTATCCGAGGAGATACGAAGTATAGTTGAGGCACTACCTGAAAAAGAAAGAGAAGTAATAAAATATAGGTTTGGTTTCTACGGAAAGCCATACTCTCTAAAAGAGATTGGTGAGATAATGGGTTTCACTAAAGAGAGAGTTAGACAGATTGAAAGTAGAGCTATTGATAGAATGAAAGAGATAATAAAGACTAGATCACCAGAACTACTGGAGATAGGCTTCATTTAA